A genome region from Populus alba chromosome 5, ASM523922v2, whole genome shotgun sequence includes the following:
- the LOC118031599 gene encoding uncharacterized protein, with protein MGKQQKSLRSKSVHFVSDLTTVILNPISDKPSKHSTPRPHPLPEDASESKTSQLESITEEDTGHVAEEPDTSSFTAFLVSLLTSSESGNNAKLDKQNDNSDQMDDQLSGNVAKESGTKKGLLSRAKHSLGAIYQAARIDRYQSQEHKENSDLKIADDNDGDAVEIKSMLKQNMKEPVALGDISDISEPSLLLSEKARSTLYVSLPALVQGRKWLLLYSTWRHGISLSTLYRRSMLWPGPCLLAVGDRKGAVFGGLVEAPLRPTNKRYQGSNSTFVFTNTPGHPVIFRPTGANRYFTLCSTDFLAIGGGGHFALYLDSDLLNGSSSVSETYGNPCLAHSEDFEVKEVELWGFVHGSKYEEILALSRTEAPGICRF; from the exons atgggaAAACAGCAAAAGTCGTTAAGGAGCAAATCAGTCCACTTTGTGTCTGATCTCACCACTGTCATCCTTAACCCTATCTCTGATAAACCCTCCAAGCATTCTACTCCTCGTCCTCATCCACTTCCT GAAGATGCCAGTGAGTCGAAAACGAGTCAGCTAGAGTCCATTACTGAAGAGGACACAGGGCATGTAGCTGAAGAGCCTGATACTTCATCGTTCACTGCATTCCTAGTCTCTTTGTTAACGTCCTCAGAGTCTGGAAATAATGCAAAATTGGATAAGCAAAATGATAATTCAGATCAAATGGATGACCAGTTATCTGGGAATGTAGCAAAAGAGAGTGGCACAAAAAAGGGATTGCTTTCAAGGGCCAAACATTCTCTTGGAGCTATTTACCAAGCTGCTAGAATAGACAGATATCAAAGTCAAGAACACAAGGAAAATTCAGACTTGAAAATTGCTGATGATAATGATGGTGATGCAGTTGAGATAAAAAGTATGCTGAAACAGAACATGAAAGAGCCTGTTGCTTTGGGAGATATTTCAGACATTTCTGAACCTTCATTGCTTCTTTCAGAGAAAGCAAGGAGCACCCTTTATGTTTCTCTTCCAGCACTTGTCCAAGGGAGAAAATGGTTATTGCTGTACAG TACATGGAGGCATGGGATATCGCTTTCAACCTTGTATAGAAGGAGCATGCTTTGGCCTGGACCTTGTCTGCTG GCTGTTGGAGATCGCAAAGGGGCAGTATTTGGTGGCCTGGTTGAAGCTCCCCTGAGGCCAACCAACAAGAGATATCAG GGATCAAATAGTAcatttgtttttacaaataCACCTGGCCACCCTGTCATATTCCGTCCCACAG GTGCTAATCGATATTTCACTTTGTGCTCCACCGACTTTCTTGCAATTGGTGGAGGTGGCCACTTTGCACTCTACTTGGACAGTGATCT ATTAAATGGATCAAGTTCGGTCTCAGAAACTTATGGGAACCCTTGCCTTGCACACTCTGAAGACTTTGAAGTCAAGGAAGTTGAG CTATGGGGCTTTGTACATGGTTCAAAGTATGAGGAAATACTTGCTTTAAGCAGAACCGAGGCTCCTGGGATTTGTCGGTTTTGA
- the LOC118031607 gene encoding annexin D2, with product MASLKVPASVPPPYEDAEQLNKAFKGWGTNEGLIISILAHRNAAQRNLIRQVYAEAYGQDLLKDLDKELSSDFERVVLLWTLDLAERDAYLANEATKRFTSSNWVLMEIACTRSSHDLFKARQAYHARYKKSLEEDVAYHTTGDFRKLLVPLVSAFRYEGEEVNTMLAKSEAKILHEKISDKAYSDDEIIRILTTRSKAQLNATLNHYNNSFGNAINKNLKEDADNEFLKLLRATIKCLTYPEKYFEKLLRLAIKKIGTDEWALTRVVTTRAEVDMERIKEEYHRRNSVTLDHDIAGEASGDYERMLLALIGHGDA from the exons ATGGCGTCCCTTAAAGTTCCTGCTTCTGTTCCTCCTCCCTATGAGGATGCTGAGCAGCTTAATAAAGCTTTTAAAG GATGGGGTACAAATGAGGGATTGATTATCTCCATCTTGGCTCATAGGAACGCTGCACAACGCAACTTAATCCGACAGGTTTATGCTGAAGCTTATGGGCAAGATCTCCTTAAAGATTTGGACAAGGAACTCTCTAGTGACTTCGAG AGGGTCGTATTGCTATGGACACTGGATCTTGCGGAGCGTGATGCATATTTGGCCAATGAAGCCACAAAGAGGTTCACTTCAAGCAACTGGGTTTTAATGGAAATAGCTTGTACTAGGTCCTCACATGACCTTTTTAAGGCGAGGCAGGCATACCATGCTCGTTACAAGAAATCTCTTGAGGAAGATGTTGCATATCACACAACTGGAGACTTCCGCAAG CTGTTGGTTCCCCTTGTAAGTGCATTCCGATACGAGGGAGAAGAGGTGAACACGATGCTGGCAAAATCAGAGGCTAAGATACTTCATGAGAAGATCTCAGATAAAGCTTACAGTGATGATGAAATCATCAGGATTCTGACTACAAGAAGTAAGGCACAGCTTAATGCAACACTTAATCACTACAACAACTCATTTGGAAATGCCATCAACAAG AACTTGAAGGAAGATGCCGATAACGAGTTCCTTAAATTACTGAGAGCAACAATTAAGTGCTTGACCTACCctgaaaaatactttgagaAGCTTCTGCGGCTGGCCATCAAGAAGATAGGGACAGATGAATGGGCTCTTACTAGAGTTGTAACCACCAGGGCAGAGGTTGACATGGAACGTATTAAGGAGGAATACCATCGCCGAAATAGTGTTACTCTTGATCATGACATTGCTGGAGAGGCTTCTGGAGATTATGAGCGAATGCTTCTTGCCTTGATTGGCCATGGAGATGCTTGA
- the LOC118031588 gene encoding asparagine synthetase [glutamine-hydrolyzing] 2 yields the protein MCGILAVLGCTDNSQAKRSRVIELSRRLKHRGPDWSGLHCHGDCYLAHQRLAIVDPASGDQPLYNQDKTVVVTVNGEIYNHKELRAQLKSHTFRTGSDCEVIAHLYEEHGENFVDMLDGMFSFVLLDTRDNSFIAARDAIGITPLYIGWGLDGSVWFASEMKALSDDCERFMSFLPGHIYSSKQGALRRWYNPPWFSEQIPSSPYDPLALRKAFENAVVKRLMTDVPFGVLLSGGLDSSLVAAVASRHLADSQAAQQWGSQLHTFCIGLKGSPDLKAAREVADYLRTRHHEFYFTVQEGIDALEEVIYHIETYDVTTVRASTPMFLMSRKIKSLGVKMVISGEGSDEIFGGYLYFHKAPNKEEFHQETCRKIKALHLYDCLRANKSTSAWGVEARVPFLDKEFINIAMSIDPEWKMIRPDLGRIEKWVLRNAFDDEKNPYLPKHILYRQKEQFSDGVGYSWIDGLKDHANKQVTDAMLTNASFIYPENTPTTKEAYYYRTIFEKFFPKNSARSTVPGGPSVACSTAKAVEWDAAWSKNLDPSGRAALGVHAAAYEETPGTKAASQNNGSPQQTQGTLEKTATVA from the exons ATGTGCGGCATCCTCGCTGTTTTAGGTTGCACCGACAATTCTCAAGCGAAACGTTCCCGTGTCATTGAATTATCTCGCCg gttgaaGCATAGAGGACCAGATTGGAGTGGATTACATTGCCATGGAGATTGTTACCTAGCTCACCAACGTTTGGCTATTGTAGACCCTGCTTCTGGAGACCAGCCTCTTTACAATCAAGACAAGACTGTTGTTGTCACC GTTAATGGAGAGATATATAACCACAAGGAATTGCGGGCGCAGTTGAAGTCTCATACTTTCCGAACTGGTAGTGACTGTGAAGTCATTGCTCATCTT tACGAAGAACATGGAGAAAATTTTGTGGACATGTTGGACGGCATGTTCTCATTTGTCCTTCTTGATACTCGTGACAATAGTTTTATTGCAGCTCGGGATGCTATTGGTATTACCCCACTTTATATCGGTTGGGGTCTTGATG GATCTGTATGGTTTGCTTCAGAAATGAAAGCATTGAGTGATGATTGTGAACGATTCATGTCTTTCTTGCCGGGGCATATATATTCAAGCAAACAAG GAGCGCTTAGAAGGTGGTACAACCCACCATGGTTTTCAGAACAAATACCCTCATCCCCATATGATCCCCTAGCTTTGCGGAAGGCCTTTGAGAAT GCTGTAGTCAAGAGACTTATGACAGACGTACCTTTTGGTGTGCTTCTGTCTGGAGGACTGGACTCATCACTTGTTGCTGCTGTGGCCTCTCGCCATTTGGCCGACTCACAAGCTGCTCAACAGTGGGGATCACAATTGCATACCTTCTGTATTGGTTTGAAG GGTTCCCCTGATTTGAAAGCTGCAAGGGAGGTAGCAGATTATCTCCGAACTCGCCACCATGAATTTTACTTCACTGTACAG GAAGGGATTGATGCTCTTGAGGAAGTCATTTATCATATTGAAACATATGATGTGACCACTGTTAGAGCCAGCACTCCAATGTTTCTTATGTCACggaaaataaaatctttagGAGTGAAAATGGTTATTTCCGGGGAAGGTTCAGATGAAATCTTTGGAGGTTACCTGTATTTCCACAAGGCACCTAACAAGGAGGAGTTTCACCAAGAGACATGTCGAAAg ATTAAAGCTCTTCATCTTTATGACTGCTTGAGGGCCAACAAATCGACTTCAGCATGGGGTGTTGAGGCTCGCGTTCCCTTTTTGGATAAAGAATTCATCAACATTGCAATGAGCATAGACCCTGAGTGGAAAATG ATCAGGCCTGATCTTGGAAGGATTGAGAAGTGGGTCTTACGTAATGCTTTTGATGATGAGAAGAATCCATATCTGCCgaag CACATATTGTACAGGCAGAAGGAACAGTTCAGTGATGGAGTTGGGTACAGTTGGATTGATGGTTTGAAGGATCATGCAAACAAACAA GTCACAGATGCAATGCTGACGAATGCAAGCTTCATTTACCCAGAAAATACTCCTACAACCAAAGAGGCATATTACTACAGAACCATCTTTGAGAAATTCTTTCCTAAG AATTCCGCAAGGTCAACAGTTCCTGGAGGTCCAAGTGTGGCATGCAGTACTGCAAAAGCAGTGGAATGGGATGCTGCTTGGTCAAAAAATCTTGACCCTTCTGGTCGTGCTGCCCTTGGTGTCCATGCAGCTGCGTACGAGGAAACACCAGGCACCAAGGCTGCCAGTCAGAATAATGGGTCCCCCCAGCAAACACAAGGCACGCTGGAGAAAACTGCAACAGTTGCTTGA